From Microplitis mediator isolate UGA2020A chromosome 11, iyMicMedi2.1, whole genome shotgun sequence, one genomic window encodes:
- the LOC130677863 gene encoding uncharacterized protein LOC130677863 isoform X2 — translation MKRSEKPTDDEDETEIDEEVTESEESGVSNKKPHFLGIPIYKLSYKRLPRKCLRISFFTINAGVFLAGISAVVISMWMLADSKLMLRLTAQKLFVTILLIIGIVFTILAFIGIVAFAKKKKKFLIILKCCGIKSYKDWGEYLMEIPQSCCSKLIDQCLQMSPDVAYKSGCLKNSYLMLKSYVDTVTVAILLLSFTTGVSLFLAVGLKKKLKSRMDY, via the exons ATGAAACGAAGTGAAAAACCAACAGATGACGAAGATGAAACAGAAATTGATGAGGAAGTTACCGAAAGTGAAGAATCCGgtgtttcaaataaaaagcCACACTTTCTTGGTATCccgatttataaattatcttacAAGCGATTACCCAGAAAATGTCTaagaatttcattttttacaatcaacGCTGGCGTATTT ctgGCAGGAATATCTGCAGTGGTAATATCAATGTGGATGTTAGCCGACAGTAAATTAATGCTACGTTTGACAGCTCAAAAATTATTCGTTACAATTCTTCTCATCATCGGAATAGTTTTCACAATTTTAGCTTTCATTGGAATCGTCGCgttcgcaaaaaaaaaaaaaaaatttctaatcatC CTTAAATGTTGCGGAATTAAATCTTACAAAGACTGGGGAGAATATTTAATGGAAATACCTCAAAGTTGCTgttcaaaattaatagatcaa tgtCTTCAAATGTCTCCAGACGTAGCTTATAAATCTGGatgcttaaaaaattcatacctgATGTTAAAATCATACGTTGATACGGTGACAGTTGCGATACTTTTGCTTTCTTTCACTACA ggAGTAAGTTTATTTTTGGCAGTAGGATTaaagaagaaattaaaatCACGGATggattattga
- the LOC130677863 gene encoding CD63 antigen-like isoform X1 yields the protein MKRSEKPTDDEDETEIDEEVTESEESGVSNKKPHFLGIPIYKLSYKRLPRKCLRISFFTINAGVFLAGISAVVISMWMLADSKLMLRLTAQKLFVTILLIIGIVFTILAFIGIVAFAKKKKKFLIIYIACHSLSLCIIFFCSVMSASFFERITSKIRQDMNTTLIKYHSLDWVTEAWDNTQQYLKCCGIKSYKDWGEYLMEIPQSCCSKLIDQCLQMSPDVAYKSGCLKNSYLMLKSYVDTVTVAILLLSFTTGVSLFLAVGLKKKLKSRMDY from the exons ATGAAACGAAGTGAAAAACCAACAGATGACGAAGATGAAACAGAAATTGATGAGGAAGTTACCGAAAGTGAAGAATCCGgtgtttcaaataaaaagcCACACTTTCTTGGTATCccgatttataaattatcttacAAGCGATTACCCAGAAAATGTCTaagaatttcattttttacaatcaacGCTGGCGTATTT ctgGCAGGAATATCTGCAGTGGTAATATCAATGTGGATGTTAGCCGACAGTAAATTAATGCTACGTTTGACAGCTCAAAAATTATTCGTTACAATTCTTCTCATCATCGGAATAGTTTTCACAATTTTAGCTTTCATTGGAATCGTCGCgttcgcaaaaaaaaaaaaaaaatttctaatcatC taTATTGCCTGTCATTCATTGTCGCTCTGCATTATCTTCTTCTGTTCTGTAATGAGCGCCTCGTTCTTTGAACGGATAACATCTAAAATACGCCAAGACATGAACACTACGCTAATTAAATACCATTCACTGGATTGGGTCACTGAGGCGTGGGATAATACTCAGCAATAT CTTAAATGTTGCGGAATTAAATCTTACAAAGACTGGGGAGAATATTTAATGGAAATACCTCAAAGTTGCTgttcaaaattaatagatcaa tgtCTTCAAATGTCTCCAGACGTAGCTTATAAATCTGGatgcttaaaaaattcatacctgATGTTAAAATCATACGTTGATACGGTGACAGTTGCGATACTTTTGCTTTCTTTCACTACA ggAGTAAGTTTATTTTTGGCAGTAGGATTaaagaagaaattaaaatCACGGATggattattga